GAGGCGACTGGACGCGCCGGCGCCGCCGTGGGTGGTATACACGAGATGCCTCGCGCATCCGCGCCGCTCGTCGATAACTTGAGATGCCTCACACCTGCTCGGCGCGGCATCatcaaaacgtctagtcgctctgctccctctctctatcTCGTCGCCACAAACTCTCCTTTCGAATTCATTTTTGTTTCATAAGGAATAAAGAGTCTGCTCGGCATTTCCACGCTGtcagcagtcttttttttttatcctgcagcgaggacgaagtcCTCGCTACAGCCTAATTTAAATCTCCCAGTGCATGCTACAGCCTAAATTAAGTGCCTCCGAGTGCACTGAAAAGCTGCCGCCGAGGTGGTTCTGGCGTTCATGAACCGTGCAACTTCAGAGACACACACAAGGCTAACAGCCGAAAAAGGGCCCTGGATGCATGGCGGACCATGAAAAATGGAATGTTAAACAAAGATGGTTCTCTTAATTATATGCTCAAGGTGTTTTTCTAAGCGGCCAGTTCCACTTAGCAACATAAAGAACAAATATGCGAGGGAGGCACTACGGTTATTGTAAACTGTTTATTATACTTcacttttatattttttttacaacAGAACACAATTCTTCAACAGATCAACCAAGCTGCCATCCTGTAACAACACAGCATGCTTTACAAGTGAATAGCGCGAGCCGTTTGTTTTTCCTCTGAACTGGAAATTCAAACTGTGCGCAAATAAACGAACATCAGCAacaccaacatttttttttctgtaacacTGCTGCGATACGGATTGTTTAATTTGTGGCACATCTTGTGCTAAGCAACATATGCTTAGAGAAATGTTGCGGGAGCTAAGCGCAGCACAACTGTCATAGCTACATGCTGATAAAGCCTGTGCACTTTTCAGGTACAAGGAAGCGCAGAAAGAACAATAAGGCACAACGCAGAAATGACACTGTCTTAACATCTCGGACACGACAAAACGCCACGAAGACCAGTTTCACGCAGCATACTGAGTCGGAAAGCGTGAGTCGGTTCAACAAACATTTAGGAAATGAACCAGGCTACACACAAACTAGCGACGTAAAACTCGTAGGACCCGCACAGTCTGCAACGATATATTACACATTTAGGTGAACTGAGAATGACTTGTTCCGTAACATTTCTGCCGTAAGCGCTAGGCCGAAACAAAAATCCCCGCTGACAGGGAATCCGCTGAAGTATGCGACTGTGGGGCCAGAGCGTATGAACAACGCAGTTTCCAACGCTTCTACCCTAAGGAAGTGACAGCAAGTGCAGAACTCGTGCTGATACCAGATTCTGTGCTACGCATAACTTTCAAAACCAAGACCTTTTACTACATACTCGGAACAGAACACCGCCTACCCGATGCCTCCCACCGGATGCAAGCATACGAAGTTAAAGCTTGCACCTTGGTAAGACTTAGCACGGCTGCCGTACTGCAAAACTGGAACGCAGAGTTGCGAAAAGCCAATTTCTACGGCACAAGCGTGCCTCAGAGATTCCACAGCCACTGGCGTGAAGCAACACCCTTTGGCTGGAAAGGCGAACATGCTCGTGCACCGCAGCCTGCTGACTGAATGAATCACAAAGCTGGCATTTGGCACCACGAGACGCTGCCTACGTACGCGCCTTCACGCAAGtcttttcattattttcttttctgTGAGAACATCCAGCCGTCTCCATGCCTCTCGTCGAGGAGAATGTTCATTCCCGCATGTCTCCATCTTTAGCTATGAAGAGTGCTAAGACTGAGAtcttaacaaaaaaagaaaggaagcagcaAGAATAAATGAAGGTTGGGAGGAGAAGAACACAAAAAGGGAAACAGAgaaaatgaagagaaagaaataacaggaaaaaaggaagggatgaaagaaaaaaacaaagcagaaGGACAAAAACACGGAGATAAAAAGTAAAAGTTGCACGACTAGGTTTTGCACACAGCAGCGGGAAGAGGTAAGTCGAACCTGAACACAGGTTCAACCGGCGGATCAGCGTACTCAacgacaatgcaaaataaacaccgGGAAGTGCCCGAGCCCTTCGCAGAGCACTTACACTCAATAACCTCCTCTTCGTCACGCATGCCATTGTTCGCGAACGCTAGGTGGCCACTAAGGTCGGAGAGAATAAGGTCATCCTGTGTAGTCTCATCTTGGGACTCGCAGTGCACCAGCAGATCGCTGTCGGCCGAGCCGAAGATTTCATCGGGAGGCATGTTGGAGCAGAGGGCGTCACACTGAGACCAATCGGAAAGGAACGCATCCCGCAGCTTCCGCGAGCTGAGTTCCGCATTCGACGGACACTGTTTGGGAGTTGAGCAGACAGATGCCTTGTCCTTGCCCACGGAGGAATTCCGCAAATGAGGAGCGACTTTGTTCCCCTTGCCACGTTTGAAGAGGTAATCTGTGGGAATTTAGCACAAAAAGACAGGTTAGAGCCACTCGCACATTTAGTGCTTTGCAATGGATAGAGAACTCAACTGAATCGCAGATCGTGCACTTCTTTCTGTAACGTTATTTTCCTTTATTAAATTAATCGTCCTCTAAGTGGAAATGACATCTTTATTCTCACAAACAGCTACATTGAGTGCGATATG
The Amblyomma americanum isolate KBUSLIRL-KWMA chromosome 3, ASM5285725v1, whole genome shotgun sequence genome window above contains:
- the LOC144124599 gene encoding uncharacterized protein LOC144124599, which gives rise to MPKRFTGKLCHFLFEHLEQGTFGEQLSWLDRRSGVFQLLWKHGNGGSSSPDKDCAVFMAWDRHKKRRFHCSPLQAKQRFRAAMSKMCLHRLKTWRLHSPKKDFQFRRFPSEDLDYLFKRGKGNKVAPHLRNSSVGKDKASVCSTPKQCPSNAELSSRKLRDAFLSDWSQCDALCSNMPPDEIFGSADSDLLVHCESQDETTQDDLILSDLSGHLAFANNGMRDEEEVIECKCSAKGSGTSRCLFCIVVEYADPPVEPVFRFDLPLPAAVCKT